The following proteins are encoded in a genomic region of Drosophila miranda strain MSH22 chromosome 4, D.miranda_PacBio2.1, whole genome shotgun sequence:
- the LOC117188819 gene encoding uncharacterized protein LOC117188819 translates to MPLLCPRLDNVASRLMHQRPVIDVGIDGSRPRESNAGLQLQDAGLKFPRQTESYLIIIEAYSGQTESYPRQTESSHSSTEAHPLQNPYPTATMILRSGHRNKDFEYGNHGRDYAGY, encoded by the exons ATGCCATTGCTGTGTCCCAGACTCGACAATGTGGCGTCCCGTCTGATGCATCAGCGACCAGTGATCGACGTCGGAATTGATGGTTCACGCCCACGGGAATCAAACGCTGGGCTTCAGCTTCAAGACGC GGGACTTAAGTTCCCCCGCCAGACGGAGTCCTATCTAATCATTATCGAAGCATATTCGGGACAGACCGAGTCCTATCCCAGACAGACAGAATCGTCTCATAGCAGTACAGAAGCGCACCCCTTGCAAAATCCGTACCCAACAGCCACCATGATCCTTCGTTCTGGCCATCGAAACAAGGACTTTGAGTATGGCAACCATGGGAGGGACTACGCGGGCTACTAG
- the LOC108163611 gene encoding uncharacterized protein LOC108163611 codes for MATEHQLTKIADIADLRALQGLYLKDWPRHCVGYFWLDNYLRWLQDDPEIRHLTFYTLDNDWATDGLFLLVHRYQLFFCNLSRRRPQLKLALSLLDWCGGYKVSAIHEEHHLVYRELLAELQLGIDREKNTIMYQLCCQKAKELEVECPSGYYLDKVRLEHAELVNDLWSARHPGSLYLIQLLISNNTNIGLYERETGMLCAWCLRLQSGFLGALEVRKSHQRRGLGVIVAAAISQSIAKDLQQDVTALVNLNNSAACRLFEKLQFTLVQGEHYYWSMSLPKRGGQIDWPNNE; via the exons ATGGCAACGGAACACCAGCTGACAAAGATTGCGGATATAGCTGATCTGCGGGCACTACAGGGACTATATCTGAAAGATTGGCCGAGGCACTGTGTGGGCTACTTCTGGCTGGACAACTATTTGAGGTGGTTACAAGATGACCCAGAAATCAGGCACTTGACCTTCTACACGCTGGACAATGATTGGGCGACCGATGGACTTTTTCTACTCGTG CATCGCTATCAACTGTTCTTCTGTAACCTGAGTAGACGGAGACCGCAGCTGAAACTGGCTCTGAGTCTGCTGGACTGGTGTGGCGGATACAAAGTGAGTGCCATTCACGAAGAGCATCATCTGGTGTACAGGGAGCTGCTGGCAGAACTTCAACTAGGAATTGATCGAGAGAAAAACACCATTATGTATCAACTATGCTGTCAGAAGGCTAAGGAGCTGGAAGTCGAGTGTCCCTCGGGCTACTACTTGGACAAAGTGAGGCTGGAGCATGCAGAACTCGTCAATGATCTGTGGTCCGCTCGTCATCCGGGCAGTCTGTATCTCATTCAACTGCTGATTTCAAATAATACAAACATAGGATTATACGAAAGGGAAACCGGGATGCTGTGTGCCTGGTGCTTGAG ACTGCAAAGCGGCTTCCTGGGAGCCCTTGAGGTGCGTAAATCCCATCAGCGTCGCGGTCTGGGTGTGATTGTAGCTGCTGCCATATCCCAATCAATAGCAAAGGACCTGCAGCAGGATGTGACGGCTCTagttaatttaaataattcaGCTGCCTGCAGGCTTTTCGAGAAGCTACAGTTTACGTTGGTGCAGGGCGAGCACTACTACTGGAGCATGAGCCTACCCAAAAGGGGCGGCCAGATAGACTGGCCCAACAATGAATAA
- the LOC108163613 gene encoding uncharacterized protein LOC108163613 isoform X1: MVSLQKAGLQDLEHLQKLYACDLSKYCTEFQCLDSFIGLYSTRLHLKNIEVFTLPDQELGLFVIVDRYQIFVGCLDTENSEQLLEQALHQLDWWGGMQCSSIRSRYGAAVARVVKTKVPPLKFDLENNLYFLPKKEALESDVESYLFRVPSGFYLKALTQQDAHVVDSSWEWSHSGSFFFIERQILTSICVGLYQEDNQELVAWCIRAQDGFLAALQVKDSHQRRGFGAVVVKEYSRRVALLDYDVIAEVYPGNKASSGLFRKLGFKVIDQCRWLATVPSQGDFTWPDGE; encoded by the exons ATGGTGTCCCTGCAGAAGGCGGGCCTCCAGGACCTGGAACACCTGCAGAAACTTTACGCATGCGACCTCTCCAAGTATTGTACAGAGTTCCAGTGTCTGGACAGTTTCATTGGTCTCTATTCGACTCGGTTACATCTCAAGAATATTGAAGTTTTCACCCTGCCGGACCAAGAACTTGGGCTGTTTGTGATTGTG GACCGCTATCAGATCTTCGTCGGTTGTTTGGATACTGAGAACTCGGAGCAACTGTTGGAGCAGGCCCTACACCAGCTGGACTGGTGGGGAGGCATGCAATGTTCCTCCATACGCAGCAGATATGGTGCGGCTGTCGCCCGAGTCGTAAAAACTAAAGTGCCGCCATTGAAGTTCGATCTGGAAAATAATTTGTACTTTCTTCCAAAGAAAGAGGCTTTGGAGTCGGACGTGGA ATCTTACCTTTTCAGAGTTCCCTCTGGGTTCTATTTGAAAGCATTGACGCAGCAGGACGCTCACGTGGTAGACAGCTCCTGGGAATGGAGTCATTCGGGTTCGTTCTTTTTTATTGAACGCCAAATTCTCACGAGCATCTGCGTGGGCCTGTACCAGGAAGATAACCAAGAGCTGGTTGCTTGGTGTATAAG AGCACAAGATGGATTTCTGGCTGCCCTCCAGGTCAAAGATTCGCACCAACGTCGCGGCTTTGGGGCTGTGGTGGTGAAAGAGTATTCCAGACGAGTTGCCCTGCTGGATTATGATGTTATAGCCGAAGTTTATCCGGGAAACAAGGCTTCTTCAGGCTTGTTTCGCAAATTGGGCTTCAAGGTCATCGATCAGTGCCGTTGGCTGGCGACAGTGCCTTCCCAAGGCGACTTCACCTGGCCAGATGGAGAATGA
- the LOC108163613 gene encoding uncharacterized protein LOC108163613 isoform X2 has product MVSLQKAGLQDLEHLQKLYACDLSKYCTEFQCLDSFIGLYSTRLHLKNIEVFTLPDQELGLFVIVDRYQIFVGCLDTENSEQLLEQALHQLDWWGGMQCSSIRSRYGAAVARVVKTKVPPLKFDLENNLYFLPKKEALESDVEVPSGFYLKALTQQDAHVVDSSWEWSHSGSFFFIERQILTSICVGLYQEDNQELVAWCIRAQDGFLAALQVKDSHQRRGFGAVVVKEYSRRVALLDYDVIAEVYPGNKASSGLFRKLGFKVIDQCRWLATVPSQGDFTWPDGE; this is encoded by the exons ATGGTGTCCCTGCAGAAGGCGGGCCTCCAGGACCTGGAACACCTGCAGAAACTTTACGCATGCGACCTCTCCAAGTATTGTACAGAGTTCCAGTGTCTGGACAGTTTCATTGGTCTCTATTCGACTCGGTTACATCTCAAGAATATTGAAGTTTTCACCCTGCCGGACCAAGAACTTGGGCTGTTTGTGATTGTG GACCGCTATCAGATCTTCGTCGGTTGTTTGGATACTGAGAACTCGGAGCAACTGTTGGAGCAGGCCCTACACCAGCTGGACTGGTGGGGAGGCATGCAATGTTCCTCCATACGCAGCAGATATGGTGCGGCTGTCGCCCGAGTCGTAAAAACTAAAGTGCCGCCATTGAAGTTCGATCTGGAAAATAATTTGTACTTTCTTCCAAAGAAAGAGGCTTTGGAGTCGGACGTGGA AGTTCCCTCTGGGTTCTATTTGAAAGCATTGACGCAGCAGGACGCTCACGTGGTAGACAGCTCCTGGGAATGGAGTCATTCGGGTTCGTTCTTTTTTATTGAACGCCAAATTCTCACGAGCATCTGCGTGGGCCTGTACCAGGAAGATAACCAAGAGCTGGTTGCTTGGTGTATAAG AGCACAAGATGGATTTCTGGCTGCCCTCCAGGTCAAAGATTCGCACCAACGTCGCGGCTTTGGGGCTGTGGTGGTGAAAGAGTATTCCAGACGAGTTGCCCTGCTGGATTATGATGTTATAGCCGAAGTTTATCCGGGAAACAAGGCTTCTTCAGGCTTGTTTCGCAAATTGGGCTTCAAGGTCATCGATCAGTGCCGTTGGCTGGCGACAGTGCCTTCCCAAGGCGACTTCACCTGGCCAGATGGAGAATGA